The following proteins are encoded in a genomic region of Candidatus Leptovillus gracilis:
- a CDS encoding DEAD/DEAH box helicase yields the protein MDIFNIHSQIIQQYRDYVSSFLTVADDQIETFIQKNLIQDRKLWPDALLQLNPAYEKTATVTQLVQSGRLHSECDPIFRNKHNQSFHLYRHQTEAIEIAQRSEPYVVTSGTGSGKTMAYFIPIFDAILRGNPAQNKVQAIIVYPMNALVNSQEKALQELADRYKARTGQEMPVRFARYTGQDTDAHKERVRQNPPHILLTNYVMLELMLVRPRESQFVGKQASNLQFLVLDELHTYRGRQGADIALLVRRLKENIGNPNLLTIGTSATMATGETRAERRTAVSEFASKLFGTPLKSDNVIEESLRRLMPAPTTDKATLRQAVQGPLPLNDWLSFSHHPLSAWIENCFGVREEEGLLRRQIPITLQEGAVKLAADTELLVTDCARRLQEMLLLGTTVFTPERDAAFAFKLHQFISQGGSIYATLEEPEKRLLTLEGQYYAPGEGERLLYPLVFCRACGQEYYTARQSANGRFLYPDTMHMNDLLDDDELEASQSGYVMLDPNGRFQNEIEAIPEHWLTKAGRINRDYQPHQPQRVYARANGQIETQPQADTQPSWFQPEPFMLCLNCGEAYTRRDKNDFRKLARLSSEGRSTATTLLSLTAVSAMRQTDLEPEAQKILSFTDNRQDASLQAGHFNDFVQVALVRAALYQALRQHTALEFEHIARQVIEAMALSLDDISRQENLDPTSKQARETWAAFHDVVEYRLYEDLRRGWRLVQPNLEQCGLLYVAYRGLPELVQREDIWGSVPFMDRLTAEQRAAMLETILDEMRRQLTIDVDCLKPTPQEDLRRRAAEYLKEQWGFDESEKLRFASLFVMPGEPRMSGDFSLSTRSVVGRWLKGEIKRAWGAEPEADQFDKVVNGILAGLRQFGIVIEQEEGWGSQQRRGVRLRPSALIWQQGMGKPKQTPLRRYRASGGNYQVVEQEANRYFHDFYRNGRTLASLQKMEAAEHTAQIKPKLRIMREDRFRDGDLATLFCSPTMELGVDIADLNAVHLRNIPPTPANYAQRSGRSGRAGQPALVLAYCAMGSGHDQYYFRNRARMVAGSVIPPRVELNNADLIRSHMHAIWLSVTGLRLGSSILEVVDVTTEAYALLPEIQTQITLNQARKAACIDTCRRVLAACQLDAAQADWLHEDWLEALIERAPESFNRAFDRWRTEFRLAWSQLLQAQSLKQRAMLRRGREASDEAKQATMLEFEAQRQLELLRCENVSVEESDFYPYRYLASEGFLPGYNFPALPVRAYLAKGSKDGEYVARPRFLALNEFGPNNVIYHNGAKYQVNQARLPIQDPERRFTRAKLCYSCGYFHEGDTAHLDNCEQCGATISAENGRYLEGLLEMPTAGTVRRERITCDEEERLRRGFDIQTYFRFAQVQNRPRRKLAAVTAANGDALLSLTYAPSLDLWRINHRWKRQAEDIGYRLDMKTGRWVNQAEPAGDGMTREIKSNVRLYVRDNANALLIRPPLEFSENESFLASLQHALVEAIQETYQVEESELASERLGRGGQRAILIWEASEGSLGVLHHLAEERTAVAAIARAALKRLHFDAPGNDLRPGDDEAEGCARACYDCLLSYYNQMDHWQLNRHVVRDFLLLLANGRTHTGSDEREQEAHYDHLRGQTDVDSDLERHFLDYLQQTGRRLPDAAQVNLADAYSVPDFFYEPNVCVFCDGSVHDEPQQKAHDEQIRRQLRSQGYRVVVYRYDADLEALCQQYADIFGSSQLG from the coding sequence GTGGATATATTCAATATTCATTCTCAGATTATCCAGCAATACCGCGATTACGTGTCCAGTTTTCTAACAGTCGCCGATGACCAAATTGAAACTTTCATACAAAAAAACCTTATTCAAGACCGGAAACTCTGGCCTGACGCCCTGCTCCAGCTAAATCCCGCTTACGAAAAAACAGCAACGGTCACCCAACTGGTACAATCCGGTCGTCTTCATTCCGAGTGCGACCCTATTTTCCGCAACAAGCACAACCAATCCTTCCACCTCTATCGCCACCAAACAGAAGCCATCGAGATTGCCCAACGATCTGAACCTTACGTTGTGACCAGCGGTACCGGCTCCGGCAAGACCATGGCCTACTTTATCCCCATCTTCGACGCCATCCTGCGGGGAAATCCGGCGCAAAACAAAGTACAGGCTATCATTGTTTACCCCATGAACGCGCTAGTCAACTCGCAAGAAAAGGCGCTGCAAGAGCTGGCCGACCGGTACAAAGCGCGAACGGGTCAGGAGATGCCGGTGCGGTTTGCCCGCTATACCGGTCAGGATACCGACGCCCATAAGGAAAGGGTGCGGCAAAATCCCCCCCATATTCTCCTCACCAACTATGTGATGCTGGAACTGATGTTGGTTCGGCCGCGTGAAAGCCAGTTTGTTGGTAAACAGGCGTCTAACTTGCAGTTCCTGGTGCTGGATGAACTGCACACCTATCGTGGACGGCAGGGGGCGGATATTGCTCTGTTGGTACGCCGTCTAAAAGAGAATATCGGCAACCCGAATCTGCTAACCATTGGCACTAGCGCCACGATGGCCACTGGCGAGACGCGAGCGGAACGACGCACGGCCGTTTCTGAATTCGCCAGTAAATTGTTCGGCACACCTCTTAAGTCAGATAACGTGATAGAAGAATCGCTGCGGCGGCTCATGCCTGCTCCAACGACAGACAAAGCAACCTTGCGCCAGGCGGTGCAAGGGCCACTGCCGCTAAATGATTGGCTCTCATTCAGCCACCATCCCCTGAGCGCCTGGATCGAAAACTGTTTTGGCGTGCGCGAGGAGGAGGGCCTCCTGCGGCGACAAATACCCATCACTCTGCAAGAAGGGGCAGTTAAACTCGCCGCAGATACGGAACTGCTCGTAACTGACTGCGCTCGTAGGCTGCAAGAAATGCTGTTATTGGGCACGACAGTTTTTACCCCAGAGAGGGACGCCGCTTTTGCCTTTAAGCTGCACCAATTCATCAGCCAGGGCGGTTCGATTTATGCCACGCTGGAAGAGCCGGAAAAGCGGTTGCTTACGTTGGAAGGACAGTATTATGCCCCAGGAGAAGGGGAACGGCTGCTCTATCCCCTTGTCTTTTGTCGCGCCTGTGGGCAGGAGTATTATACCGCACGGCAATCAGCCAACGGCCGTTTCCTCTACCCCGACACCATGCACATGAATGACTTGTTGGATGATGATGAATTGGAAGCCTCGCAATCTGGTTACGTCATGCTCGACCCCAACGGCCGTTTCCAAAACGAAATTGAAGCTATCCCTGAACATTGGCTGACCAAAGCGGGACGCATCAACCGGGATTACCAGCCCCATCAGCCGCAGCGCGTTTACGCGCGGGCCAATGGGCAGATAGAGACCCAACCCCAGGCCGACACACAGCCGAGCTGGTTCCAGCCCGAACCGTTTATGCTCTGTCTGAATTGTGGCGAAGCGTATACCCGTCGTGATAAAAACGACTTCCGTAAGCTGGCCCGCCTCTCCAGCGAAGGGCGCAGCACCGCCACTACCCTGCTCAGCCTGACGGCCGTTTCTGCCATGCGCCAGACAGACCTGGAGCCAGAGGCGCAGAAAATCCTCAGCTTTACCGACAATCGCCAGGACGCCTCGCTGCAAGCCGGTCACTTCAACGATTTTGTGCAGGTGGCCCTGGTGCGCGCTGCTCTGTATCAGGCATTGCGCCAGCACACCGCACTGGAATTTGAGCATATCGCCCGCCAGGTAATTGAAGCCATGGCACTTTCACTAGACGATATTTCCCGCCAGGAGAATCTCGACCCCACCAGCAAACAGGCCAGGGAAACCTGGGCCGCCTTCCATGATGTCGTCGAATATCGCCTGTACGAAGATTTGCGCCGCGGCTGGCGGCTGGTACAGCCTAATCTAGAGCAATGCGGGCTGCTTTATGTGGCTTACCGTGGGCTGCCGGAACTGGTGCAGCGAGAAGACATTTGGGGCAGCGTACCGTTTATGGACAGGCTAACCGCGGAACAGCGCGCCGCTATGCTAGAGACTATTCTGGATGAGATGCGGCGACAGCTTACAATTGACGTGGATTGTCTCAAACCGACGCCGCAAGAGGATTTGCGCCGGCGCGCCGCCGAATACCTCAAAGAACAATGGGGCTTCGACGAGTCGGAGAAACTGCGCTTTGCCAGCCTATTCGTCATGCCGGGCGAGCCGCGTATGTCGGGAGATTTTAGCCTCTCCACCCGCTCTGTCGTTGGCCGCTGGTTGAAAGGCGAGATCAAGCGGGCGTGGGGCGCCGAACCAGAAGCAGACCAATTTGATAAGGTTGTGAATGGGATTCTGGCCGGGCTGCGCCAATTTGGGATTGTCATCGAACAAGAGGAAGGATGGGGCAGCCAACAGCGGCGCGGCGTGCGGCTGCGCCCCAGCGCCCTTATCTGGCAGCAGGGAATGGGCAAACCGAAGCAAACGCCGTTACGCCGCTATCGCGCTTCTGGCGGCAACTATCAGGTGGTTGAGCAGGAAGCAAACCGTTATTTCCACGACTTTTACAGAAACGGCCGTACCCTCGCCAGTTTACAAAAAATGGAAGCGGCCGAACATACGGCCCAAATCAAGCCCAAGCTGCGCATCATGCGGGAAGACCGTTTCCGGGATGGGGATCTGGCTACCCTCTTTTGTTCACCGACGATGGAGTTGGGTGTAGATATTGCCGATCTCAATGCCGTCCACCTGCGCAACATCCCGCCGACTCCGGCCAATTACGCCCAACGCAGCGGCCGTTCCGGCCGCGCCGGACAGCCAGCGCTGGTACTGGCTTACTGCGCTATGGGCAGCGGCCATGACCAGTATTATTTCCGTAACCGCGCCCGGATGGTGGCGGGTTCTGTCATCCCGCCGCGCGTGGAGTTGAATAACGCCGATCTAATTCGCAGCCATATGCACGCTATCTGGCTTTCGGTGACCGGACTGCGCCTGGGCAGTTCCATCCTGGAAGTGGTGGATGTAACCACCGAAGCCTATGCCCTTCTGCCAGAAATTCAAACGCAAATCACCCTTAACCAGGCCCGGAAAGCGGCCTGCATAGATACTTGCCGCCGGGTGTTGGCCGCCTGCCAGCTTGACGCGGCACAAGCGGATTGGTTGCACGAGGATTGGCTGGAAGCGCTTATTGAGCGCGCGCCAGAGAGTTTTAATCGCGCCTTTGATCGCTGGCGAACGGAGTTCCGCCTGGCCTGGAGCCAGTTATTACAGGCGCAAAGCCTGAAGCAGCGGGCCATGCTGCGGCGCGGCCGCGAAGCGAGCGACGAGGCCAAACAGGCGACAATGCTGGAATTTGAAGCGCAGCGCCAGTTGGAACTGCTGCGCTGTGAAAATGTGAGCGTCGAGGAATCTGATTTCTATCCCTATCGCTATCTGGCAAGTGAGGGGTTTTTGCCTGGCTATAATTTCCCGGCGCTGCCGGTGCGGGCCTATCTGGCGAAAGGGAGCAAGGATGGCGAGTATGTCGCCCGGCCTCGCTTCCTGGCCCTGAATGAGTTTGGGCCGAACAACGTGATCTACCACAATGGGGCGAAGTACCAGGTGAATCAGGCACGGCTGCCGATTCAAGACCCAGAAAGGCGCTTCACGCGGGCCAAACTGTGCTATAGCTGCGGTTATTTTCACGAAGGGGACACGGCTCATCTGGACAATTGTGAACAATGCGGCGCGACGATTTCGGCGGAAAACGGCCGTTACCTGGAAGGCCTGCTAGAAATGCCCACTGCCGGGACAGTGCGCCGCGAGCGGATTACCTGCGATGAGGAGGAGCGGCTGCGGCGCGGCTTCGACATCCAGACTTACTTCCGCTTTGCCCAGGTGCAAAATCGGCCGCGTCGGAAATTGGCCGCTGTCACCGCCGCCAATGGGGATGCTCTGCTCAGTCTGACCTATGCGCCTTCGCTAGACCTCTGGCGCATCAACCACCGCTGGAAGCGACAGGCGGAGGATATAGGCTATCGTCTAGACATGAAAACGGGACGATGGGTCAACCAGGCCGAGCCGGCTGGCGACGGCATGACACGAGAGATTAAGAGCAATGTGCGCCTGTACGTGCGAGACAATGCCAATGCGCTGCTCATACGGCCACCGTTGGAATTCAGCGAGAATGAATCTTTCCTGGCCTCGCTGCAACATGCGCTGGTAGAAGCCATCCAGGAAACGTATCAGGTTGAGGAGAGCGAGTTGGCTTCTGAGCGCCTGGGACGTGGCGGTCAACGCGCCATTCTCATTTGGGAAGCATCGGAGGGTAGTCTGGGCGTGTTGCATCACCTGGCTGAAGAGCGCACGGCCGTTGCCGCTATCGCCCGCGCAGCCTTGAAGCGGCTCCATTTTGATGCGCCGGGCAATGACTTGCGTCCTGGCGACGATGAAGCGGAAGGCTGCGCTCGCGCCTGCTATGACTGCCTGCTCTCTTATTACAATCAGATGGACCATTGGCAGTTGAACCGGCACGTTGTTCGTGACTTTTTGTTGCTGTTGGCCAACGGCCGTACCCA